A single region of the Streptomyces vilmorinianum genome encodes:
- a CDS encoding response regulator — MTIRLLLADDHPVVRAGLRAVLDTEPDFAVVGEAATAERAVELAVELAAAGGVDVVLMDLQFGAGMHGSEATAAITAVPGGPRVLVLTTYDTDADILAAVEAGASGYLLKDAPPEELAAAVRTAAAGQSALAPAVAHRLMDRMRTPAEALTKRELEVLQLVGEGLSNQQISKVLFLSQATVKSHLVHIFAKLGVDSRTAAVATATARRLIRR, encoded by the coding sequence ATGACGATCCGTCTTCTTCTGGCCGACGACCATCCGGTGGTACGCGCCGGGCTGCGCGCGGTCCTGGACACCGAGCCGGACTTCGCCGTGGTCGGCGAGGCGGCCACGGCCGAGCGGGCGGTCGAACTGGCGGTGGAGCTGGCCGCGGCGGGCGGGGTGGACGTGGTGCTGATGGACCTGCAGTTCGGGGCGGGGATGCACGGCTCGGAGGCCACGGCGGCGATCACGGCCGTACCGGGCGGGCCGCGGGTCCTTGTCCTGACCACGTACGACACGGACGCGGACATTCTCGCGGCGGTCGAGGCGGGGGCCTCGGGCTATCTGCTCAAGGACGCCCCGCCCGAGGAGCTGGCCGCGGCGGTCCGCACGGCGGCGGCGGGCCAGTCGGCGCTGGCCCCGGCGGTGGCGCACCGGCTGATGGACCGGATGCGGACGCCGGCGGAGGCGCTGACGAAGCGGGAGCTGGAGGTGCTGCAGCTGGTGGGCGAGGGCTTGTCGAACCAGCAGATCAGCAAGGTGCTGTTCCTGAGCCAGGCGACGGTGAAGTCCCATCTGGTGCACATCTTCGCCAAGCTGGGCGTCGACTCCCGCACGGCGGCGGTGGCGACGGCGACGGCCAGACGCCTGATTCGCCGGTAG
- a CDS encoding DUF5955 family protein, with protein MLRSVGQRRVTTGGGEDPRVAQLRAAVSRLRRELAGHRADFTDRGIAEDELAALDAMAVSGVPEVRRLRRSLLLIAGSIGSVSALSNGLASVRQAVELFGEPPREV; from the coding sequence TTGTTGCGAAGCGTTGGGCAGAGGCGTGTGACAACCGGCGGCGGCGAGGACCCGAGGGTGGCGCAGCTGCGTGCCGCCGTCTCCCGGCTCCGACGTGAACTCGCCGGCCACCGCGCCGACTTCACGGACCGCGGGATCGCCGAGGACGAACTCGCGGCGCTGGACGCGATGGCCGTCAGCGGGGTCCCGGAGGTACGGAGACTGCGCCGCTCCCTGCTGCTGATCGCCGGCTCGATCGGCTCCGTCAGCGCCCTCTCGAACGGCCTCGCGAGCGTCCGCCAGGCGGTGGAGCTCTTCGGCGAGCCCCCGCGCGAGGTCTGA
- a CDS encoding nucleotidyltransferase family protein, translated as MTDTQHTSPLVAGLLLAAGGGRRLGGRPKALLPHRGRPLVEHAVRVLREGGCEVVHVVLGASADLVRERARLPGCVLVDNPEWPQGMGSSLRAGLASLAAEALPVDAALVSLVDQPGIGAAAVARVRSAYRSRDVLAAASYDGKRGHPVLFGADRWAEIAAGAVGDQGARDYLRKHRDAITLVDCSDVAEPYDIDTEADLAHLE; from the coding sequence ATGACGGATACACAGCACACCTCTCCGCTGGTGGCCGGGCTTCTGCTCGCCGCGGGCGGCGGCCGGCGCCTCGGCGGCCGCCCCAAGGCGCTCCTCCCGCACCGCGGCCGCCCGCTGGTCGAGCACGCGGTGCGCGTGCTGCGCGAGGGCGGCTGCGAGGTGGTCCATGTGGTGCTCGGCGCCTCGGCCGATCTCGTACGGGAGCGGGCCCGGCTGCCCGGCTGCGTCCTGGTCGACAACCCGGAGTGGCCGCAGGGCATGGGGTCCTCGCTGCGGGCCGGTCTCGCCTCGCTCGCCGCCGAGGCGCTGCCGGTGGACGCGGCGCTGGTCTCTCTGGTGGACCAGCCCGGGATCGGTGCGGCGGCCGTCGCGCGGGTCCGGTCGGCGTACCGCTCGCGCGACGTTCTCGCGGCGGCTTCGTACGACGGGAAGCGCGGCCATCCGGTGCTGTTCGGCGCGGACCGCTGGGCGGAGATCGCGGCGGGTGCGGTCGGCGACCAGGGGGCGCGCGACTACCTGCGGAAGCACCGGGATGCGATCACGCTCGTGGACTGTTCGGATGTGGCCGAGCCCTATGACATCGACACCGAGGCGGATCTGGCACACCTGGAGTGA
- the aceB gene encoding malate synthase A has product MSAPAPSPLAVVEAKPLPRQEEVLTDAALAFVAELHRRFTPRRDELLARRAERRAEIARTSTLDFLPETASIRADNSWRVAPAPAALNDRRVEITGPTDRKMTINALNSGAKVWLADFEDASAPTWENVILGQVNLIDAYTRKIDFTDPRSGKSYALKPADQLATVVMRPRGWHLEERHLTFEGRPVPGALVDFGLYFFHNAKRLIELGKGPYFYLPKTESHLEARLWNDIFVYAQDYVGIPQGTVRATVLIETITAAYEMEEILYELREHAAGLNAGRWDYLFSIVKNFRDGGQKFVLPDRNAVTMTAPFMRAYTELLVRTCHKRGAHAIGGMAAFIPSRKDAEVNKVAFEKVKADKDREAGDGFDGSWVAHPDLVPIAMASFDAVLGEKPNQKDRLREDVSVAPGDLIAIDSLDAKPTYEGLRNAVQVGIRYIEAWLRGLGAVAIFNLMEDAATAEISRSQIWQWINAGVEFEHGGTTVRATPELAREVAARELAAIREEIGEEAFAAGKWQQAHDLLLHVSLDADYADFLTLPAYDQLVG; this is encoded by the coding sequence ATGTCCGCACCAGCGCCGTCCCCCCTGGCCGTCGTCGAAGCCAAGCCCCTGCCGAGGCAGGAGGAGGTGCTGACCGACGCGGCCCTCGCCTTCGTGGCGGAGCTGCACCGGCGGTTCACGCCGCGCCGGGACGAGCTCCTCGCCCGCCGGGCGGAGCGCCGCGCCGAGATCGCCCGCACCTCGACCCTCGACTTCCTTCCGGAGACCGCGTCGATCCGCGCGGACAACTCCTGGCGGGTCGCGCCGGCGCCCGCGGCCCTGAACGACCGACGCGTCGAGATCACCGGCCCGACCGACCGCAAGATGACGATCAACGCGCTGAACTCGGGCGCGAAGGTCTGGCTCGCCGACTTCGAGGACGCCTCGGCGCCGACCTGGGAGAACGTGATCCTCGGCCAGGTCAACCTGATCGACGCGTACACCCGGAAGATCGACTTCACGGACCCGAGGTCGGGCAAGTCGTACGCGCTGAAGCCGGCCGATCAGCTGGCCACGGTCGTCATGCGGCCGCGCGGCTGGCACCTGGAGGAGCGCCACCTGACCTTCGAGGGCCGCCCGGTCCCCGGCGCGCTCGTCGACTTCGGCCTGTACTTCTTCCACAACGCCAAGCGGCTCATCGAGCTCGGCAAGGGCCCGTACTTCTACCTCCCGAAGACGGAGTCGCACCTGGAGGCCCGCCTCTGGAACGACATCTTCGTCTACGCGCAGGACTACGTCGGCATCCCGCAGGGCACCGTCCGCGCCACCGTGCTGATCGAGACGATCACGGCCGCGTACGAGATGGAGGAGATCCTCTACGAGCTCCGCGAGCACGCGGCGGGCCTGAACGCCGGTCGCTGGGACTACCTCTTCTCCATCGTCAAGAACTTCCGTGACGGCGGGCAGAAGTTCGTGCTCCCGGACCGCAACGCGGTGACGATGACCGCCCCGTTCATGCGCGCGTACACCGAACTCCTCGTCCGCACCTGCCACAAGCGCGGCGCGCACGCGATCGGCGGCATGGCGGCGTTCATCCCGTCCCGCAAGGACGCCGAGGTCAACAAGGTCGCCTTCGAGAAGGTCAAGGCGGACAAGGACCGCGAGGCGGGCGACGGCTTCGACGGCTCCTGGGTCGCCCACCCGGACCTGGTCCCGATCGCGATGGCCTCCTTCGACGCGGTCCTCGGCGAGAAGCCGAACCAGAAGGACCGGCTGCGCGAGGACGTCTCGGTGGCGCCCGGCGACCTGATCGCGATCGACTCGCTCGACGCGAAGCCGACGTACGAGGGCCTGCGCAACGCGGTCCAGGTCGGCATCCGCTACATCGAGGCGTGGCTGCGCGGCCTCGGCGCGGTCGCCATCTTCAACCTCATGGAGGACGCGGCGACGGCGGAGATCTCGCGCTCGCAGATCTGGCAGTGGATCAACGCGGGCGTCGAGTTCGAGCACGGCGGCACGACCGTGCGAGCCACCCCCGAGCTGGCCCGCGAGGTCGCGGCGCGGGAGCTGGCCGCGATCCGCGAGGAGATCGGCGAGGAGGCCTTCGCGGCCGGCAAGTGGCAGCAGGCCCACGACCTCCTGCTCCACGTCTCCCTCGACGCCGACTACGCGGACTTCCTGACCCTCCCCGCGTACGACCAGCTGGTCGGCTGA
- a CDS encoding GDSL-type esterase/lipase family protein: MPTPPHRSVRRLLGATLTLPLALGGLLAGGASPAVAANGSGPSAVVSMGDSYISGEAGRWQGNSLTTSGSRNGTDRAWTGSAYDPSRVYGATAANGCHRSDSAEVKSAGGIASALVNLACSGATTKNVFRAANGGVAYKGEAPQADQLAAVAASYDVDTIVLSIGGNDLGFADIVRKCATDYIVWYSYCHDDQQVVVDSKIDAVMGDVGKSVDEIRAVMSGAGYAASDYRIVLQSYPSPIPRSADNRYGESGWTRTNTGGCPFWNLDSDWARDSLVPQLAGRLKGVAAAKGAQFMDLRDMLQGREVCAKASKQVSSTVPASASTSEWARWIDQNETQGPIQENMHPNYYGQLALGRCLALIHARPSGDFSCRNTAGSGPSGMYLTTVS; this comes from the coding sequence ATGCCCACTCCCCCGCACCGCTCGGTACGAAGACTTCTCGGCGCCACGCTCACCCTGCCCCTCGCGCTCGGCGGCCTGCTGGCCGGCGGGGCGAGCCCCGCCGTCGCCGCCAACGGCTCCGGGCCCAGCGCCGTCGTGTCGATGGGCGACAGCTACATCTCCGGTGAGGCCGGCCGCTGGCAGGGCAACAGCCTGACCACGAGCGGCAGCCGCAACGGAACCGACCGGGCGTGGACCGGAAGCGCATACGATCCCAGCCGGGTCTACGGCGCCACGGCCGCCAACGGCTGCCACCGCTCCGACTCGGCCGAGGTGAAGAGCGCCGGCGGGATCGCCTCCGCCCTGGTCAACCTGGCCTGTTCCGGGGCGACGACCAAGAACGTCTTCCGCGCCGCGAACGGCGGCGTGGCCTACAAGGGCGAGGCGCCGCAGGCCGACCAGCTGGCCGCGGTCGCGGCCTCGTACGACGTCGACACGATCGTGCTGTCGATCGGCGGCAACGACCTGGGCTTCGCCGACATCGTCAGGAAGTGCGCGACCGACTACATCGTCTGGTACTCGTACTGCCACGACGACCAGCAGGTCGTCGTCGACTCGAAGATCGACGCCGTGATGGGAGACGTCGGCAAGTCCGTCGACGAGATCCGGGCGGTGATGTCCGGCGCCGGGTACGCCGCGTCCGACTACCGGATCGTGCTCCAGTCGTATCCGTCCCCCATTCCGCGCAGCGCCGACAACCGCTACGGAGAGAGCGGCTGGACCCGTACGAACACGGGCGGCTGCCCGTTCTGGAACCTGGACTCCGACTGGGCGCGGGACTCCCTCGTCCCCCAGCTCGCCGGGCGGCTGAAGGGTGTCGCGGCGGCCAAGGGGGCGCAGTTCATGGATCTGCGCGACATGCTCCAGGGCCGCGAGGTGTGCGCGAAGGCCAGCAAGCAGGTCAGCTCGACGGTGCCGGCCTCGGCTTCGACCAGCGAGTGGGCGCGCTGGATCGACCAGAACGAGACCCAGGGACCCATCCAGGAGAACATGCACCCCAACTACTACGGCCAGTTGGCGCTCGGCCGCTGTCTCGCGCTGATCCACGCGCGGCCGAGCGGAGACTTCAGCTGCCGCAACACGGCGGGGTCCGGGCCCTCCGGGATGTACCTGACGACCGTCTCCTGA
- a CDS encoding DEAD/DEAH box helicase has translation MSALDDLDPVLTHHIVNSLGWRALRPLQEEAIEPLMAGEDAILLAPTAGGKTEAASFPLLSRMTAERWQSTSVLYVCPLKALLNNLLPRLETYTSWLGRTAALWHGDVTAGNRKRILNNRPDVLLTTPESLEAMLVSANVDHKAFFSGLRTIVVDEVHAFAGDDRGWHLLALLERLQKTVGRPIQRVGLSATVGNPAELLHWLQGTGAGSRPARVVASHLTAPSVTSTVTQSPPGDVQLDYVGSVDNAARVISSLHQGEKRLVFCESRRLVEELGEKLRLRGVTTFLSHASLSVDERRRAEQAFAEARDCVIVSTSTLELGIDVGDLDRVIQIDAPATVASFLQRLGRTGRRADTTRNCLFLALTEDGLLSAAGMLLLWSRGWVEPVVAPPEPRHIVAQQLLALCLQEHQVGDQLWRDWWNGLGPFGQPAEPIVKHLVNEGYLDRDGGMLFIGLEAERRFGHRHFMGLTAVFTAPPQFTVFQGRVEIGRTDPDLLTEEVEGPRKLLLAGRSWVVTYIDWRRKRCYVESTDGGGKAKWSGLGFSRATSFELTRAVREVLLGTDPPVSLTRRAVASLADARDHFMEAVHPGGTLIVRGNGGYARWWTWAGHRANATLAASLGAVAAPAQRINDCWVRLREDVNPQIWKQALADASGQLCLPEVDTRAVKGLKFGEALPARLAESTLAIRFSDLAGAQTVLDEPTRFVADLGT, from the coding sequence GTGAGCGCGCTCGACGACCTCGATCCCGTTCTGACACACCACATCGTCAACTCCCTCGGGTGGCGGGCCCTTCGTCCGCTGCAGGAGGAGGCGATCGAGCCCCTGATGGCCGGCGAGGACGCGATTCTGCTGGCCCCCACTGCCGGGGGAAAGACCGAGGCTGCTTCGTTCCCCTTGCTGTCGCGAATGACCGCGGAGCGGTGGCAGAGCACCTCGGTCCTCTACGTGTGCCCCTTGAAAGCCCTGCTCAACAACCTGCTGCCGCGCCTGGAGACATACACGTCGTGGCTCGGGCGGACCGCTGCCCTGTGGCACGGCGACGTCACCGCAGGCAACCGCAAGCGCATTCTGAACAACCGACCCGACGTCCTGCTTACCACGCCTGAGTCCTTGGAAGCCATGCTGGTCAGCGCGAACGTCGACCACAAGGCGTTCTTCTCCGGGCTGCGGACCATCGTGGTCGACGAGGTGCACGCCTTCGCGGGAGACGACCGGGGATGGCACCTGCTCGCGCTCCTCGAGCGGCTGCAGAAGACCGTCGGGCGTCCGATCCAGCGCGTAGGGCTGTCAGCCACCGTAGGCAATCCGGCAGAACTCCTCCATTGGCTCCAGGGAACCGGGGCCGGTAGCCGCCCGGCACGAGTGGTCGCATCCCACCTCACTGCTCCGAGTGTCACGAGCACTGTGACGCAGTCGCCCCCCGGTGACGTCCAGCTCGACTATGTCGGTTCCGTCGACAACGCCGCCCGGGTGATCTCTTCCTTGCACCAGGGAGAGAAGCGGCTCGTCTTCTGCGAGTCGCGGCGACTCGTGGAGGAGCTGGGAGAAAAGCTGCGTCTCCGAGGAGTGACCACCTTCCTCTCCCACGCTTCGCTGTCGGTCGATGAGCGACGGCGCGCCGAGCAGGCGTTCGCGGAGGCGCGGGATTGTGTGATCGTCTCCACCAGCACACTGGAACTGGGCATCGACGTAGGCGACCTCGACCGGGTCATCCAGATCGACGCCCCGGCCACGGTCGCGTCCTTCCTTCAGCGGCTCGGCAGAACGGGGCGGAGGGCCGACACGACACGCAACTGTCTCTTCCTGGCGCTGACGGAAGACGGACTGCTGTCCGCGGCCGGAATGCTCCTGTTGTGGTCACGCGGCTGGGTGGAGCCGGTCGTCGCCCCACCCGAGCCGCGCCACATCGTCGCCCAGCAGCTCCTCGCGCTCTGTCTGCAGGAACACCAGGTCGGCGACCAGCTGTGGCGGGATTGGTGGAACGGACTTGGTCCCTTTGGACAGCCCGCCGAGCCGATTGTGAAGCACCTTGTGAACGAGGGCTACCTCGATCGGGACGGTGGCATGCTGTTCATCGGTCTGGAGGCAGAACGCCGTTTTGGGCATCGTCACTTCATGGGCCTCACGGCGGTCTTCACAGCCCCGCCCCAATTCACCGTGTTCCAGGGCCGCGTGGAGATCGGTCGCACCGACCCCGATCTCTTGACGGAGGAGGTCGAAGGGCCGCGGAAGCTCCTTCTTGCGGGTCGCAGCTGGGTGGTCACGTACATCGACTGGCGACGCAAACGGTGCTATGTGGAGTCGACGGACGGGGGCGGGAAGGCGAAGTGGAGTGGACTCGGGTTCAGCCGGGCGACGTCGTTCGAGCTGACCCGAGCGGTCCGCGAGGTGCTCCTCGGAACTGATCCACCGGTGAGCCTCACCAGGCGAGCCGTGGCCTCTCTCGCTGACGCGAGGGACCACTTCATGGAGGCCGTCCATCCGGGCGGAACACTGATCGTGCGTGGAAACGGTGGCTATGCGCGCTGGTGGACGTGGGCGGGTCACCGGGCCAATGCCACACTCGCTGCCTCACTCGGTGCGGTGGCCGCCCCTGCGCAGCGCATCAATGACTGCTGGGTTCGGCTCAGGGAAGACGTCAATCCGCAGATATGGAAGCAAGCTCTCGCAGACGCATCAGGACAGCTCTGTCTCCCTGAAGTGGACACCCGAGCGGTGAAGGGGCTGAAGTTCGGCGAGGCGCTTCCGGCCCGACTTGCGGAATCGACCCTCGCGATCCGCTTCTCCGACCTGGCGGGGGCGCAGACTGTCTTGGACGAACCGACGAGATTCGTTGCCGACCTCGGCACCTGA
- the brxD gene encoding BREX system ATP-binding protein BrxD — protein MTGLTEVSAARRREVVDALRRGTVPQAGLDLFAVGLDRFTAALDDDIQTVARGGSAFHAIRGEYGSGKTFFARWLAERAKRAGLATTEVQISETETPLHRLETVYRRLTERLTTATHQPSALKAVVDSWFYTLEEEILDAGEVADDNEKALAAAVDELMEQRLGEVARTTPAFAAALRGYREARAAGDSATAEALIAWLGGQKSVAASARRAAGVRGDLDHFGAMGFLQGLLTVLRDCGHPGLLVVLDEIETLQRVRGDVREKGLNALRQLLDEIDTGRFPGLFLVITGTPAFYDGQQGVQRLAPLAQRLATDFTTDPRFDSPRAVQLRLAGFDLPRLGELGRTVRDLYAGAARNPERIAARVDDAYLTELATAVTGGLGGKVGVAPRLFLRKLVADVLDRVDEFDDFEPRRHYALTVSGAELNEVEKNAARADADDIELDLP, from the coding sequence GTGACCGGCTTGACCGAGGTCAGCGCGGCCCGCCGCCGTGAAGTGGTGGACGCGCTGAGGCGCGGCACCGTGCCGCAGGCAGGGCTCGATCTGTTCGCGGTCGGGCTCGATCGCTTCACCGCCGCACTGGACGACGACATCCAGACAGTGGCGCGTGGCGGGTCGGCATTCCACGCCATCCGCGGCGAATACGGTTCCGGCAAGACGTTCTTCGCCCGCTGGCTGGCCGAGCGGGCCAAGCGCGCGGGTCTGGCCACCACGGAAGTGCAGATCTCCGAGACCGAAACACCCCTGCACCGCTTGGAGACGGTCTACCGACGCCTCACGGAACGGCTCACCACTGCCACCCATCAGCCCAGCGCGCTCAAGGCAGTTGTCGATTCGTGGTTCTACACCCTTGAGGAGGAGATCCTCGACGCCGGTGAGGTGGCGGACGACAACGAGAAGGCGCTCGCCGCGGCCGTCGACGAGCTGATGGAGCAGCGTCTTGGCGAAGTCGCCCGGACGACGCCCGCGTTCGCGGCGGCCCTGCGCGGCTATCGCGAGGCCCGTGCCGCAGGCGACAGCGCGACGGCCGAGGCGCTCATCGCCTGGCTGGGTGGCCAGAAGTCGGTCGCTGCCTCGGCCCGCAGAGCCGCGGGGGTCCGTGGAGACCTGGACCACTTCGGGGCTATGGGATTCCTGCAGGGACTGCTGACCGTGCTGCGCGACTGCGGCCATCCGGGACTTCTCGTGGTTCTCGACGAGATCGAGACTCTGCAGCGGGTGCGCGGCGACGTACGGGAGAAGGGGCTCAACGCCCTGCGGCAGCTGCTCGACGAGATCGACACCGGACGCTTCCCCGGCTTGTTCCTGGTGATCACAGGCACGCCCGCGTTCTACGACGGACAGCAGGGCGTCCAGCGGCTCGCCCCTCTCGCTCAACGCCTCGCCACCGACTTCACCACCGATCCTCGATTCGACTCCCCACGTGCGGTGCAACTACGCCTCGCCGGCTTCGACCTGCCGAGGCTGGGAGAACTCGGCCGCACTGTCCGCGACCTGTACGCGGGGGCGGCACGTAACCCGGAGCGGATCGCAGCACGCGTCGACGACGCGTACCTGACGGAGCTTGCCACGGCGGTCACGGGCGGTCTCGGCGGGAAAGTGGGGGTCGCCCCCCGACTGTTCCTGCGCAAGCTCGTCGCCGATGTCCTGGACCGTGTCGACGAGTTCGACGACTTTGAGCCGCGTCGGCACTATGCGCTCACCGTGTCCGGCGCCGAGCTCAACGAGGTCGAGAAGAATGCCGCCAGGGCCGATGCGGACGACATCGAACTGGACCTTCCGTGA
- the pglZ gene encoding BREX-2 system phosphatase PglZ — MAVRPLIDRRIVEALLETELRRAKDRRLLLVHARYDSAAPTDFTARVDGRQRRVRVTDQDSVLGIVDAWQRLLSEPEDDRLLVVASDVPATALGWDVRAHAVGRRSLAVDRAEIVKQLFGAADLDPRMFREAWLLDALIEAEPADGWPRDGSVLTRDAAVQALVGERLGLGRTMGGHSPDLDTNALLAWSRTTAGPARFRELAESERDGLTDWLSGVIGSAAPTLLALIADGRGQDAMALGVLGSVLSAPDAPAGTSFALGGLFGSTLRSVDELPPFTSSVIGTLARWIGEAEANSASGAEARQRVYAVLDRADQLAAEAGLGQVLRVDPLLPSGLRARLRDLATALEASSDEAEAALDHVLAHQLARLHPASCNAARMAVRVVRWLDGPEPIVASVGQAVSEHFAQWGWVDRALAVLAEGDPLGESAVGQAYHQLIGKARARRTVIDEHFAARLAGWTLAASTQAPAGALLIEDVLTTLAVPLAGANKTPVAPLVLVLDGMSAAIAAQLGDEIDRRVWTEIVPAPQGGQAARRQAAVSMLPSVTTISRASLLSGTATSGKQPAESKGFAALWQRYRRTGTLFHKGQIGGVEGHRLAPELLEALAGDGVVGVVLNTIDDALDHGQEGERTTWRLKDISHLLDLLNAARGYGRPVLLVSDHGHVIDRSPKGRGPMKATGVQSARWRTGTPDEGEVELSGPRVLAGDGAIVAPWREDIRYTPRKAGYHGGASIAEVTVPLIALVPSQELVPSGWVVMPPEQSVPSWWEPCTETAADVEPESSASRRGRKPKEVQAGEGLFAAADVSTETVTLGGKVVRTQRYQTQKAFVRRAPDAKAVAAVIDALAEAGGKLTPDAVAAAATAATGRSQRNPEIFVTVVQRLLNVEGYGVINLVDAGRTVELNVPLLREQFGTEQP, encoded by the coding sequence ATGGCGGTACGGCCGCTCATCGACCGGAGAATCGTCGAAGCACTCCTCGAGACGGAGCTGCGTCGGGCCAAGGACCGTCGCCTCCTGCTGGTTCACGCCCGGTACGACAGCGCGGCGCCCACCGACTTCACGGCCCGGGTCGATGGTCGGCAGCGCCGGGTGAGGGTCACCGATCAGGACTCCGTCCTCGGAATCGTCGACGCCTGGCAGAGGCTCCTGTCCGAGCCCGAAGACGACAGACTGCTCGTGGTCGCGAGCGATGTGCCGGCCACCGCTCTTGGCTGGGACGTGCGTGCACACGCCGTCGGACGCCGCAGCCTCGCCGTCGACCGGGCCGAGATCGTCAAACAGCTCTTCGGGGCCGCCGACCTCGACCCTCGCATGTTTCGCGAGGCCTGGCTGCTCGACGCCCTGATCGAGGCCGAGCCCGCGGACGGCTGGCCGCGCGACGGATCCGTCCTCACGCGGGACGCCGCCGTACAGGCTCTCGTCGGTGAACGTCTGGGGCTGGGCCGCACGATGGGTGGGCACTCGCCCGATCTGGACACCAATGCGCTGCTCGCCTGGTCCCGGACCACTGCCGGCCCGGCGCGCTTCCGTGAACTGGCCGAATCGGAGCGTGACGGACTGACGGACTGGCTCAGCGGCGTGATCGGGTCGGCCGCACCCACCCTGCTCGCGCTCATCGCAGACGGCAGGGGGCAGGACGCCATGGCGCTCGGCGTTCTCGGCTCCGTACTGAGTGCGCCGGATGCTCCAGCTGGAACGAGTTTCGCGCTCGGGGGTCTGTTCGGTTCGACCCTGCGCTCGGTGGACGAACTTCCCCCGTTCACCTCCTCGGTGATCGGCACACTTGCCCGATGGATCGGCGAAGCCGAGGCCAACAGCGCTTCCGGCGCCGAGGCACGGCAGCGTGTCTACGCGGTACTCGACCGGGCCGACCAGCTTGCTGCCGAAGCCGGACTCGGGCAGGTACTACGCGTCGACCCCTTGCTGCCCTCCGGCCTCAGAGCCCGCTTGAGGGACCTGGCCACCGCTTTGGAAGCCTCGTCCGACGAAGCCGAGGCAGCGTTGGACCACGTCCTGGCTCATCAGCTGGCCCGTCTGCACCCGGCGAGCTGTAATGCCGCACGCATGGCGGTGCGCGTCGTGCGATGGCTCGACGGACCCGAGCCCATCGTGGCATCGGTGGGGCAAGCGGTCAGTGAGCATTTCGCGCAGTGGGGATGGGTCGACCGCGCGCTTGCGGTCCTCGCCGAGGGGGACCCGCTGGGCGAGTCGGCCGTGGGCCAGGCGTATCACCAGCTCATCGGCAAGGCTCGCGCCCGGCGCACGGTGATCGACGAGCACTTCGCCGCCCGGCTCGCGGGCTGGACCCTCGCTGCCTCGACACAGGCGCCGGCGGGCGCGCTTCTCATCGAAGACGTACTCACCACCTTGGCTGTGCCACTCGCCGGCGCGAACAAGACGCCAGTGGCGCCACTCGTGCTCGTACTGGACGGCATGAGCGCGGCCATAGCGGCGCAGCTCGGGGACGAGATCGACCGCCGCGTCTGGACGGAGATCGTCCCTGCACCGCAAGGGGGGCAAGCCGCACGGCGTCAGGCGGCCGTGTCCATGCTGCCGTCGGTCACCACCATCAGCCGGGCCTCGCTGCTGTCGGGCACGGCGACGAGCGGCAAGCAGCCAGCGGAGAGCAAGGGGTTCGCCGCCCTGTGGCAGCGGTACCGGCGCACGGGGACGCTCTTCCACAAGGGGCAGATCGGCGGTGTCGAAGGGCACCGCCTCGCCCCCGAGCTGCTGGAGGCGCTTGCCGGCGACGGCGTGGTGGGAGTCGTACTGAACACCATCGACGACGCGCTGGACCACGGACAGGAGGGTGAACGCACCACCTGGCGGCTCAAGGACATTAGCCACCTGCTGGATCTGCTCAACGCGGCCCGCGGCTATGGCCGTCCCGTCCTGCTCGTCTCCGACCATGGCCATGTCATCGACCGTTCGCCCAAGGGCCGCGGACCGATGAAGGCGACCGGCGTACAGAGCGCCCGCTGGCGCACGGGCACACCCGACGAGGGTGAGGTCGAGCTCAGCGGACCGCGCGTCCTGGCAGGCGACGGTGCCATCGTGGCGCCGTGGCGTGAGGACATCAGATACACGCCGCGCAAGGCCGGGTACCACGGCGGGGCCTCGATCGCCGAGGTGACCGTACCGCTGATCGCCTTGGTACCTTCACAGGAGCTGGTGCCGTCGGGATGGGTCGTAATGCCGCCCGAACAGAGCGTGCCGTCCTGGTGGGAACCCTGCACCGAGACTGCAGCGGACGTGGAGCCGGAGTCTTCGGCGAGCCGTCGGGGCCGCAAGCCGAAGGAAGTACAGGCAGGCGAGGGGCTCTTCGCAGCGGCCGACGTGTCAACGGAGACGGTGACGCTCGGCGGCAAGGTCGTGCGGACACAGCGGTATCAGACGCAGAAGGCGTTCGTACGCCGAGCACCGGATGCCAAGGCAGTGGCTGCGGTGATCGACGCGCTCGCCGAGGCCGGTGGGAAGCTGACCCCGGACGCGGTGGCAGCCGCCGCGACGGCTGCCACCGGCAGGTCGCAGCGGAACCCGGAAATCTTCGTCACTGTGGTGCAGCGCCTTCTCAACGTCGAAGGCTACGGCGTGATCAACCTGGTGGACGCGGGGCGAACCGTAGAACTGAACGTCCCGCTTCTGCGTGAGCAATTCGGAACGGAGCAGCCGTGA